The sequence AGACGGAGTAGGGGTCACGCCGACTCGGCTTCGTCCTCAGTCAGATTCGTCCGCATCCAGCGTTTCGAACGTCGTCGCCGCCCAGCGAACGGCGTACTCGGGGCCGTAGTCGACGTACGCGGACGTATCGAGGGCGGCGAAGGGCGCCGGGAGGTCGAGACCGTGTTTGATCGCGGCGCAGGCGAGTTCGGTCGCCGCCGCGAAGTCGGTCTCGCCGCGTGCGACGGCTTCGGGGAGTTCCTCGACGCGACCCCGAAGGCGGTCGCCGGCGTCGTCCCAGGCGTCGTAGAGAGGCGGGATGTCGTCCTCCCAGCCCGTGAAGATGGGCCTGGTTTGGCGTCCCACCCAGCCATCGTAGAGCGCGGCCGCGATCTGGAAGACTGATGCGGGGTCGAGCGGCACCGCCGCGTCGAGGTCGGTGTACTGCTCGCCGAAGAAGGGGAGGAACGACTCGGGAATATCGAGACCGACCTCGACGAGGGCCTCCGCGATGAGGAAGTCGAGAAACGGATCGGGCGTTCCCTCCGCGCGCGCCTTGACGAAGACGGTCGGCGGGGCGGTCTGACGCGTCCACGTCACCGTCCCGTCGCCGGGGAGACCGATCGTAAAATCCGATCCCGCGTACCGATGCAGGAGCGTCGGCGCGTCGTCGGGGACCCACTCGGGCGGATAGGTCGCGGGGTCCAGCGCGTCGACCAGCAGGCCGAGGTCCTCCGCGGTCGCGGGCGGGAGCGTCTCGAAGTCGGTCTCGACGTCGAGGACGATCGAATCCGGGGCGTGACGGGACCGAACGGTCTCCAGATCGTCCGAGAGCGATCGGCGTTCGAACATCAGCCGAGAAGGATCCCGATGACGAGGGCGGCCGCGAGAACGGCCGAGATACCGACAGTTCCGAGAACGATCTTGGTCGCCTGGCTCATGTCAACATCCTCGGCGCCCCGCCGCATAAACATTGCAGTCTCCGCGTTCGTCCTCTCTCGAGTCATAGAGACGGTTGATCCACCGTTTCGAATCCGGCGATATAGGAGGTTACGTCCGTACTGTGGGCGGAATATCGGATATTTGCAGTAGAAACAAAGGGGTGTGGATGTCCGAACCACCATGTCGAACGTGGTGAGGAACGAGAACGGGAACGATTGCTGCCAGCAGTCACCCGTCGTCGCGCCAAGCGTCGGCGACTTCGATGACGTAATGACCGTCCTCCTGGAGTGAGATGATGCACTCCTGTCGGTCGTACAGCTCCATCAAGTTGAGTTCGTACTGCCCCGGTTCGAGTATTTTGATGCTCTCGAACTGGTCGTTGAGTTCCTCTCGAAGGTCTTCGATCCCGGGCGCGTCGGCCGAGGCGGGTGATTGAGCAGGTGCCCCGTCCTCGGTCGGCACGTCGGCGGGATCGGCCACGTCGTCGAGTTCGTCACGGGTGACGACGCTCCGGCGCGCGTCGGCCTGTGCGGTATCCTCGCCGAACACGCTCGGATCCGACTCCGCCTCGATGAAATCCTCGTCGTCCGTCGAGTCGGGAGGCGGGGACGACGCGGCGCTGTCGGCTGCCGAAGACGCTGCCGACGAATCCGTCGCCGAGGGTGTCGGGGATGAACTGGTTGTCGAGGCTGAGGTCGAGGGGGATGTGTCGGCCGTCGACGACGAGGGTGTGTCGGCCGTCGACGAATCGTCCTCGCCCAGCGTCGGCGTCTCGGTCGCCGAGTCGGGCTTGAACTGGAACTTGTTCCCGCCGCAGTCGGGACAACCGGAGAGCATCTCCTTGGACCCGTCGGCGAACACCCGTTCGCAGTTCGTGCACTGGTGGGGCATCGATTTATTTGCGCGAGACGAGCGCGCTGATGAGGTTCTCGTCCTTGTGGAGCGTCTGGATCTGGTTCGCCGGCCCGATGACGGTGAGTTTCTTCGTCGACTCCCGTCCCATCAACCGGTCGAGGAAGCTCCGATCCGCGGTCTCGGAGCGGGGGTACGTCTCGATTTCGATGCCGTTGAACTCGTCGGGGCTGATCTCGGTCATCGTCACCTCGATCAGTTTCGACTCCTCGTCGGGGGAGAGCCCATCCTCGAGGATGACGATGTTGCCGTCGCGGACCCCATCGAGGATGAGGCGGATCTTCTCCATGCTCGCGAGCCCCTCCATCCGTGCGCCGCTGATGAGGTCGATCTGCACGCCGTCGATGTCGGGAGTGGCTTCCGGCATACCCATCACCCGAAGTACTCCGCGATTTTGTCATACACTTCGTCCATGTTGTCTCCTTCAAGCGCCGACAGCGGAACCGTCTCGTGCTGGGGGAACGCGTCCCCGATGCGCTTGACGTTCGAATCGTCGAGGTCGGTCTTGTTCGCGAAGATGAGCACCGGGAGGTCCTGACTCTCGATGATCCCGATGAGCATCGTGTTCACCTGCGTGAAGGGGTCCTCCGTGCTGTCGAGGACGTAGATGACGCCGTCGACGTCCTCCCGGAGCCAGTGCATGGCCTCGGCGACTCCCTCGGTGGCTTCGCGGGACCGACGAACTGCGTCCTCTTTCTCGATGTCGTGTTCGAGGAATTCCTTGTAGTCGACTTTCGTCGTGACCCCCGGTGTGTCGACGATGTCGATGGTGACGGTGCGCCCGTTGCGTTCGATTTCGACGTTCTCCTTGCGCCGCGCGCGTCGCGTCTCGTGTGGAACGTGGCTCTCCGGGCCGATGGCGTCGCCCGTCCAGTCCCGTGCGATCCGATTCGCGAGCGTCGTCTTGCCGGCGTTCGGCGGGCCATAGATCCCGATCCGTTTGGGATCGCTGGCCGAGAACAGTCGATCCGTAACGCGTGTGATGCTGTCTCTGAGTCCTGTGAGCAGTCCCATCCTATCCTCCCGCACCTCCCGTTTGTCGTCCGTGAGAGGGCGTATGCGGGATAAAGGTCGCCCCGTTCACTTAACTGTGCGTCAGACAACCATAACCGACCTGTCAGTAGATGAACGCGGACAGCAGGGGGCAGTCGAGTCACAAACGGATCGTTCGGGACAACGAGTACGTTCGGGACAGCGGGCACGTGCAGCACAGTGGAGACACGGGGTGGTGAGCCAACGGTCGGAATCCACAGGAGAGACGGCGGTCGGTGCCCCCCACCCCTTCGTTTCGGGTGGAACCGGAATCCGCGACGGGTGGCCGGACGAATTCACGGGCAGCCTAGGCTAGTATACAGCTACCCCCCACTGTAGAAAAAAGTCGTTTAGTGGAGTACGGAAACAATTATTCTGCTATTGACTTATAGATTGCCCTTACTACAGAGCCGCTTCTCCCCCACCCACCCCTTCGCAGCGTTCCACCCGAAACGAAGGGGTGGGGGGTTCCCCGGTCACATCGATGACTGATGCGACGGCGGCGTGGTTCCGGAGCGGCTGCTCCTGTCTATCACCCGGTAATACGGCCTGTAATGGCAGATCACTGCCGAATCGGTCGCGGTTACCACGTCCCGTTCGGCGAGGGGAACATTTTTCTACCACGTGTCCCTCTGTTTCCTCTGGATCATCTGGGCGCACCGGGGGGTTCACGGATCGTCGAACCGAGCGGATTTCCCCGTTCCGTCGGTGTCTTCCAGTTGAAACAGCGGGGTCACACGCCATGAATCCGAACGACTCACCTCCTGACGACCGTTCCGACGCCGACGCCAGCGAGGAGCGAAATATCCGTGACGCACCCGCACGCGACCGCACGACTGACATCTCTCGCGATGTCGACATCGACGACGTTCTCGAGGACGAGGAGACCGACAACCAGGGACTGTTCGATGACCTCCTCTCCGGGGAGCCCATCTTCGAGAACAAGGAGGTACTTCGCCCCTCCTATACCCCCCGCGAACTCCCCCACCGGAACGAGCAGATCAACCAGATGGCGACCATCCTCGTCTCGGCGCTCCGGGGCGATACGCCATCGAACATCCTCATCTACGGCAAGACTGGGACCGGCAAGACGGCGAGCGCGAAATACGTCAGCAAGGAGCTCGAATCCACGTCACAGAAATACGACGTTCCCTGCGAAGTCGAATACATCAACTGTGAGGTGACTGACACGCAGTATCGTGTCCTCGCCCAGCTAGCCAACACGTTCATCGAGAAGAACCAGGCCGTTATCGAGGAGCGAGTCGACGAACTCACCGAGCTCAGAACGGCCGTCGAAGACGGCGAAACCACGCTCGACGACCCGCCGGTCGATTCGTTCGATGACATCGACGGCTTCGAGTCGATCGACGATGTCGACGACCGGATCGAGGTACTGGAATCCGATCACGAGGAGATGGAACCGGTTCCGATGACGGGGTGGCCGACCGACCGAGTCTACAACTCCTTTTTCGAAGCCGTCGACTACCACGAACGCGTCGCCGTCATCATGCTCGACGAAATCGACAAACTCGTCGAGAAATCGGGCGACGACACGCTCTATAACCTCTCGCGGATGAACTCCGAACTCGACAACTCCCGTATCTCGATCATAGGCATCTCGAACGATCTGAAGTTCACCGACTTCCTCGATCCACGCGTCAAGTCGAGTCTCGGCGAGGAGGAGATCGTCTTCCCGCCCTACGACGCCAACCAGTTGCGCGACATCCTCCAGCACCGCGCCGATGTCGCGTTCAAGGGCGGCGCGCTCACCGAGGATGTCATCCCCCTCTGTGCCGCGTTCGCGGCCCAGGAACACGGCGACGCCCGTCGGGCGCTCGACCTCCTCCGGACCGCCGGCGAACTCGCCGAACGCGGGCAGGCGAACACTGTCGAGGAGGACCACGTCCGCCAGGCCCAGGACAAGATCGAACTCGATCGAGTGGTCGAAGTCGTCCGCACCCTTCCCACACAGTCCAAGATCGTCCTCTTTGCGATCATCCTCCTCGAGAAAAACGGCGTCCACAACATCAACACGGGCGAGGTGTACAACATCTACAAGCGGCTCTGTGAGGAGATCGACGCCGACGTACTCACCCAGCGTCGCGTCACCGACCTCATCTCCGAACTCGACATGCTCGGCATCGTCAACGCCGTCGTCGTGAGCAAGGGTCGGTACGGCCGCACCAAGGAGATCAGCCTCTCGGTTCCCGTCGACGAGACCGAGGCCGTCCTCCTCTCGGACTCCCGTCTGGGCGATATCGAGAACGTCCAACCGTTCGTGCAGGCCCGCTTCGACAACTAATTTCTAGCGGAGACGGAGTGACTCACGCGCACACTCTCAGCCGTCTCCACGCTCCGCTCGGTAACGATTTCGGGCGTCGTGTCCAGGACGACCCCCGAGACGCCGAGGCGCACCCATCCGAGATACGGGATGCGGACGCGCGCGACGCCGACGATCCAGCCGGGTTTGATCGGGCCGCTTCGGCTGATGCCATTCACTTGGTCGTACTGTCCGTTGGCGTCGCCTTTCGTCACGAACCCCGCGTGTGGCGCCGGGCAGTTCGGCATCTCTCCGCAGCTGCTCGCGCTGATGTGATCCGGATCGGCGCGGTCGTACCAGTTCTCCCCCCTGTCGACCCAGAAATGAGCCCGGTGGATGACGGGCGGACCCCCATCGCCCGGTTCGTCGTAGACGATCACCGATCCGTAGCCGCCGAACTTCTGGTAGTCGGCCGCACGAGCGGCCTCTCGCGTGACGACGCCCGTCCCGTCGTGGGCGGCGTCGGGTGCGAACCGGCCGGAGTCAGTGATAACCACCAGGTCACCCTTGTGCATGTGTGGCTCCATGCTCCCGCTCTCGACGGCCACCATCGGCGGCCAGACGCCGCTGATAGCAAAGAGCAGGAGGCCGATGGCGGCGACACAGCCGATGCTGATCGCCGCTTCGCGAACCACTAGCAACGGCCCGCCGGTCGCTTTCGTGATCCGCTGGAGTCCTGACGGCTCGTCGTCTCCGTCACTTCCTCGAGCGCCGCGATCGTCGGGCGGTCGAGGACCGTCGTCGGCACTCATCGGTTTCCGTTGATCGTCGGCCGAGTTGAAGGTTCTGGACTCACCCCCTGGCCCCGCGTGCCGGCGTCGGTTCTGCGCTTCCGGCACCCTTTTGCCGTCACCGATCCTGGCTTCCCTGTGCCTCTGGAGACCCCCGCACGCATCGTTCGCGAACTCGCTCGCCGCGGGTACAACGCGGAGCGCGAGGCTGTGACCCTCCTCGCGGGTGCTCCAGACCCGGCGGCGGCCCTCGACGCTGCTGTCGAAACCGCCCCCGACGACGCGCTCCGACTCACCACCGCACACGTCCGTACGATGCTCGACGCCGACCAGTCGTGCGACGACCCCGCCTCGTCGGCGGATTCGGCTGCGTCGACGGACGCCACTACGACGGACGACATCACCACAGACACCACCGCGACAGAAACAGGGTCCTCGACGGATGCCACTCTCACGCCGACCGACTCTCCTCCCTCCACGACCGACTCTCCTCCCTCCACGACCGACTCTCCTCCCTCCACGACCGACTCCCCCACCTCATCTGACGCCGAGACGACGAGTCCCGAGGACGACGAGTCGTCTCCTACTGACGCTGCCTCTCCGACGGCCCCCTCGGTTTCCACTCCGGCATCCACGACCCCGTCTGCGACGCAAGACACTGGTTCTCCAGTTGAAACAAAGGGGTCTACTCACACCGCCGAATCGTCGTCAGATACGGAGATAACCGTCACCGGCGACATCACTGGCCGCAGCACCGGCACCGGCGAGTACGACGACTTCGTCTCGGTGTTTCGGGACCGCTACGAGAAGCTCTCGGGCCAACTCCGTGGGCGGGTCAACCACCGACCTGCGTCGGCCATCGCGGACATGCCCGGCGGCAGCGACGTGGCGATGATCGGTCTCGTGAACGACGTGCGCTCCTCGGCCAACGGTCACTGGATCATCGAACTCGAAGACACCACGGGCACCTTCCCCTGTCTGATCACGAAGGACCGCGACATCGCCGCCGTGGTCGACGAGATCCTCCTCGACGAGTGCCTCGCCATCGAGGGAACCCTCTCGGACGACGCGGGCATCGCCTTCGTCGACTCCCTCCATTTCCCCGACGTTCCCCGCACCTACCGCCCGAACACCGCCGACCGTCACGTGCAGGCGGCGCTCATCTCCGACGTCCACGTCGGCAGCCAGGAGTTCATGGCCGACGCCTGGCACCGCTTCACCGACTGGCTGCACACCGACGAGGCCGACCCCGTGGAGTATCTCCTTCTCGCGGGCGACATGGTCGAGGGCGTCGGCGTCTACCCCGATCAGGACGAGGAACTCGACATCGTCGACA comes from Haloplanus sp. XH21 and encodes:
- a CDS encoding DUF2073 domain-containing protein, with translation MPEATPDIDGVQIDLISGARMEGLASMEKIRLILDGVRDGNIVILEDGLSPDEESKLIEVTMTEISPDEFNGIEIETYPRSETADRSFLDRLMGRESTKKLTVIGPANQIQTLHKDENLISALVSRK
- a CDS encoding Cdc6/Cdc18 family protein; the encoded protein is MNPNDSPPDDRSDADASEERNIRDAPARDRTTDISRDVDIDDVLEDEETDNQGLFDDLLSGEPIFENKEVLRPSYTPRELPHRNEQINQMATILVSALRGDTPSNILIYGKTGTGKTASAKYVSKELESTSQKYDVPCEVEYINCEVTDTQYRVLAQLANTFIEKNQAVIEERVDELTELRTAVEDGETTLDDPPVDSFDDIDGFESIDDVDDRIEVLESDHEEMEPVPMTGWPTDRVYNSFFEAVDYHERVAVIMLDEIDKLVEKSGDDTLYNLSRMNSELDNSRISIIGISNDLKFTDFLDPRVKSSLGEEEIVFPPYDANQLRDILQHRADVAFKGGALTEDVIPLCAAFAAQEHGDARRALDLLRTAGELAERGQANTVEEDHVRQAQDKIELDRVVEVVRTLPTQSKIVLFAIILLEKNGVHNINTGEVYNIYKRLCEEIDADVLTQRRVTDLISELDMLGIVNAVVVSKGRYGRTKEISLSVPVDETEAVLLSDSRLGDIENVQPFVQARFDN
- a CDS encoding DNA-directed DNA polymerase II small subunit; this translates as MPLETPARIVRELARRGYNAEREAVTLLAGAPDPAAALDAAVETAPDDALRLTTAHVRTMLDADQSCDDPASSADSAASTDATTTDDITTDTTATETGSSTDATLTPTDSPPSTTDSPPSTTDSPPSTTDSPTSSDAETTSPEDDESSPTDAASPTAPSVSTPASTTPSATQDTGSPVETKGSTHTAESSSDTEITVTGDITGRSTGTGEYDDFVSVFRDRYEKLSGQLRGRVNHRPASAIADMPGGSDVAMIGLVNDVRSSANGHWIIELEDTTGTFPCLITKDRDIAAVVDEILLDECLAIEGTLSDDAGIAFVDSLHFPDVPRTYRPNTADRHVQAALISDVHVGSQEFMADAWHRFTDWLHTDEADPVEYLLLAGDMVEGVGVYPDQDEELDIVDIYDQYEQFSEYLKEVPGDMEIVMIPGNHDAVRLAEPQPAFDEELRDIMSAHDARIVGNPSTVTVEGVSVLMYHGVSLDEVIAELPEEKASYEHPHRAMYHLLKKRHVAPKYGGHMRLAPEEADHLVIEDVPDVFHTGHVHKLGYGKYHNVLAVNSGCWQAQTAFQKSVNIDPDAGFAPILDLDTLDLTVRKFA
- a CDS encoding S26 family signal peptidase, with the protein product MSADDGPRPPDDRGARGSDGDDEPSGLQRITKATGGPLLVVREAAISIGCVAAIGLLLFAISGVWPPMVAVESGSMEPHMHKGDLVVITDSGRFAPDAAHDGTGVVTREAARAADYQKFGGYGSVIVYDEPGDGGPPVIHRAHFWVDRGENWYDRADPDHISASSCGEMPNCPAPHAGFVTKGDANGQYDQVNGISRSGPIKPGWIVGVARVRIPYLGWVRLGVSGVVLDTTPEIVTERSVETAESVRVSHSVSARN
- a CDS encoding Zn-ribbon domain-containing protein, producing MPHQCTNCERVFADGSKEMLSGCPDCGGNKFQFKPDSATETPTLGEDDSSTADTPSSSTADTSPSTSASTTSSSPTPSATDSSAASSAADSAASSPPPDSTDDEDFIEAESDPSVFGEDTAQADARRSVVTRDELDDVADPADVPTEDGAPAQSPASADAPGIEDLREELNDQFESIKILEPGQYELNLMELYDRQECIISLQEDGHYVIEVADAWRDDG
- a CDS encoding Era-like GTP-binding protein, which translates into the protein MGLLTGLRDSITRVTDRLFSASDPKRIGIYGPPNAGKTTLANRIARDWTGDAIGPESHVPHETRRARRKENVEIERNGRTVTIDIVDTPGVTTKVDYKEFLEHDIEKEDAVRRSREATEGVAEAMHWLREDVDGVIYVLDSTEDPFTQVNTMLIGIIESQDLPVLIFANKTDLDDSNVKRIGDAFPQHETVPLSALEGDNMDEVYDKIAEYFG
- a CDS encoding DUF7089 family protein; translated protein: MFERRSLSDDLETVRSRHAPDSIVLDVETDFETLPPATAEDLGLLVDALDPATYPPEWVPDDAPTLLHRYAGSDFTIGLPGDGTVTWTRQTAPPTVFVKARAEGTPDPFLDFLIAEALVEVGLDIPESFLPFFGEQYTDLDAAVPLDPASVFQIAAALYDGWVGRQTRPIFTGWEDDIPPLYDAWDDAGDRLRGRVEELPEAVARGETDFAAATELACAAIKHGLDLPAPFAALDTSAYVDYGPEYAVRWAATTFETLDADESD